One region of Kwoniella pini CBS 10737 chromosome 6, complete sequence genomic DNA includes:
- a CDS encoding glycerol kinase: protein MSRQPPVDLQMSSMKNPSPLATTPVSSSGVGGGFGQSGGFTPVFETSPQVSPANSRRPSISGIQAPVPRRLSEVASGRPSFSSQQATPQTQQPGMQRQVSYFSGGDGNPPPGTGGSVVGGYGGASLSRRGSTASHMSSGPRPIQRQDYSGPTTPSLLSRAGSPTLPLGNDHTQAPRAYFEGSGGFSGLDGNRELRQGQFIGSLDCGTTSTRFIIFDKRAKIIAEHQTEFEQILPHAGWHEHDPEALVDAMTECINKSVEKLEWMGWSRKSIKGIGITNQRETTVCWSRKTGKPLCNAIVWDDSRTLGVVREYEKKLEEEGLDIDDEEEDLHGVPEDVEIGTGGEEAAFGEKGDVVIETEDGQKKEDGLAEKVGEKLEKLGLAENESKTKTETKTIPQTNGDASTHVHKKRKGKEGIVDVTGIPLSTYFSAIKLRWMLDHNRDVHEAHEDDDLMFGTVDTWLVYALTGREQGGLHIMDVTNASRTLLISLKTLQWHPPLLRFFGIKPSVLPKIVSSSEIYGTISERCETSLTSVPIAGIVGDQQAALVGNKCLRKGEAKCTYGTGAFVLFNTGEECVRSNYGLISTVAFQAGPDAKPVYALEGSIAVAGSAIKWLRDQINMIEESSDMDILAGSVSDTGGVYFVTAFSGLLAPYWDREASGTIIGLTSYTTSAHIARATLEAVCFQSRAVLDVIEKESNTKCETLKVDGGVTNSDLAMQLQANIGGFNVARPAMRESTALGSALLAASALKLFGWDLSKPETLADVNTAGVHIFEPELPEKERVRAIKGWEKAVNRARKWHEEGDEEEEEERYEEERGLSRLPSREH, encoded by the exons ATGTCGCGACAACCTCCCGTAGATTTACAAATGTCTTCAATGAAGAATCCATCTCCATTAGCTACAACTCCAGTTTCTTCAAGTGGAGTGggaggtggatttggtCAATCAGGTGGATTCACACCTGTTTTTGAAACTTCTCCTCAAGTCTCACCTGCAAATTCTAGAAGACCATCCATTTCTGGAATTCAAGCTCCAGTACCTAGAAGACTTTCGGAAGTTGCTTCAGGTAGAccatctttctcttctcaaCAAGCAACACCTCAAACTCAACAACCTGGAATGCAAAGACAAGTTTCATATTTCAGTGGTGGTGATGGAAATCCTCCTCCTGGTACTGGAGGTAGCGTTGTTGGTGGTTACGGTGGTGCATCTTTATCTAGAAGAGGATCAACTGCATCTCATATGTCTTCTGGCCCTAGACCAATTCAAAGACAAGATTATTCTGGCCCCactacaccttctttactttcCAGAGCCGGTTCACCTACTCTCCCATTAGGAAATGATCATACTCAGGCTCCCAGAGCCTATTTTGAGGGTTCAGGTGGATTTAGTGGATTAGATGGAAACAGAGAGCTTAGACAAGGTCAATTTATCGGTTCATTGGATTGTGGTACTAC TTCCACCcgtttcatcatctttgacAAACGAGCCAAAATCATCGCAGAACACCAAACAGAGTTTGAGCAAATCCTACCCCACGCAGGTTGGCATGAACATGATCCAGAAGCTCTTGTCGACGCCATGACCGAATGTATCAATAAATCtgttgaaaaattagaatgGATGGGTTGGTCAAGAAAGAGTATAAAGGGTATTG GTATAACCAATCAGAGAGAAACGACCGTATGTTGGTCACGAAAAACAGGTAAACCGCTATGTAACGCGATAGTATGGGACGATTCTCGAACTTTAGGCGTCGTAAGGGAgtatgaaaagaaattagaggaagaaggtttggatattgatgatgaggaagaagaccTACATGGAGTACCTGAAGACGTTGAAATTGGTACAGGCGGTGAAGAAGCTGCGTTtggtgaaaaaggtgaTGTAGTAATTGAAACTGAAGATGGccaaaagaaagaagatggattagCTGAGAAAGTTGgtgaaaaattagaaaagcTTGGATTAGCCGAGAATGAATCTAAGACTAAAACCGAGACTAAAACTATACCTCAAACTAATGGTGACGCTAGCACTCACGTTCATAAGAAGAGAAAGGGTAAAGAAGGGATTGTTGACGT TACGGGTATTCCCCTTTCTACCTATTTCTCAGCTATCAAGCTACGATGGATGTTGGATCACAATCGAGATGTGCATGAGGCtcatgaagatgatgatctgaTGTTTGGTACTGTTGATACTTGGCTTGTATAC GCCTTGACTGGTAGAGAACAAGGTGGATTACACATCATGGACGTGACCAACGCTTCTCGTACTCTACTTATCTCTTTGAAGACTTTACAATGGCATCCACCTTTACTTAGATTCTTCGGTATCAAACCTTCAGTCTTACCAAAGATCGTCTCATCTTCCGAAATTTACGGTACAATTTCCGAACGATGTGAAACTTCTTTAACCTCTGTACCTATCGCTGGTATTGTAGGAGATCAACAAGCTGCATTAGTAGGAAACAAATGTTTAAGAAAGGGAGAAGCAAAATGTACTTATGGTACTGGTGCTTTCGTTTTGTTTAACACTGGTGAAGAATGTGTTCGATCAAATTACGGTTTAATCTCCACCGTCGCTTTCCAAGCTGGACCAGATGCTAAACCGGTCTACGCACTTGAAGGTTCTATCGCGGTCGCTGGATCCGCCATTAAATG GTTAAgagatcaaatcaacatgATTGAGGAGTCATCCGATATGGACATACTTGCTGGTTCAGTGTCTGATACGGGAGGTGTATACTTTGTCACCGCTTTCAGTGGATTACTTGCTCC TTACTGGGATAGAGAAGCTTCTGGTACTATCATCGGTTTAACATCGTACACTACTTCAGCCCATATCGCAAGAGCAACATTAGAAGCTGTATGTTTCCAAAGTAGAGCTGTATTGGACgttattgaaaaagaaagtaatACAAAATGTGAAACATTGAAGGTGGACGGTGGTGTTACAAATTCAGATTTAGCAATGCAATTACAAGCCAAT ATTGGTGGATTCAATGTGGCTAGACCTGCAATGAGAGAATCTACAGCTCTTGGATCAGCATTATTAGCAGCAAGCgcattgaaattatttgGTTGGGATTTATCAAAACCTGAAACTCTTGCTGATGTTAATACCGCTGGAGTACACATTTTTGAACctgaattacctgaaaaagaaagagttAGAGCTATAAAAGGATGGGAAAAAGCTGTTAATAGAGCTAGAAAATGGcatgaagaaggtgatgaagaagaagaagaagaaaggtacgaagaagaaagaggtttAAGTAGATTACCTTCAAGGGAACATTAA